A genomic window from Candidatus Saccharibacteria bacterium includes:
- the sbcB gene encoding exodeoxyribonuclease I: MAGTFFFYDLETSGLSARDDRIMQFAGQRTSMDLQSIGDPVNVMVRLSDDSLPSPEALLVTGITPQQTLADGYSEAEFARMFTDEIAIPNTIMVGYNSVRFDDEFMRHTLWRNFYDPYEWSWAEGRSRWDLLDVVRLFRALRPSGIEWPVDSEGRSVNRLELLSKVNNLEHTHAHDALSDVEALIGVAKLLKSNQPKMFDYLLAMRDKKAVAELVNLENPEPFIYASGRYDGKYEKTTVAFPIAPGKKPGSVLVYNLRFSPNDYVDLSAEDIIKRLSASYEERRADDFVPIPVKELMYNRCPAVAKISALDQSSQQRLDLDVETITKHRDQLLGHRDLVDKIAAAWQNRPDFPKNADVEGQLYDSFTPDVDKPKINAIRNATAETLADFHPNFVDDRLSELLFRYKARQFPSSLSADERMAWEQFKAEKFQRELPDYMARLAKIAADTTDSNKQFVLEELQLWVESIMPVDL, encoded by the coding sequence ATGGCTGGCACCTTTTTCTTTTACGATCTCGAAACGAGCGGATTATCAGCCCGCGATGATCGGATTATGCAATTTGCTGGGCAGAGGACTAGTATGGATCTCCAGTCAATCGGTGATCCGGTTAATGTTATGGTGCGGCTATCTGATGATAGTTTACCATCACCCGAAGCATTGCTCGTGACAGGTATTACTCCGCAGCAGACGCTCGCTGACGGCTATAGTGAGGCGGAGTTTGCTCGGATGTTTACCGATGAAATCGCTATACCAAACACTATCATGGTTGGCTACAACAGCGTACGGTTTGACGATGAATTTATGCGCCATACCTTGTGGCGTAATTTTTATGATCCATATGAATGGTCGTGGGCAGAGGGGCGATCGCGTTGGGATTTGCTCGATGTTGTCCGACTATTTCGAGCCTTGCGCCCCAGTGGTATTGAATGGCCAGTTGATAGTGAAGGTCGATCGGTGAATCGACTAGAGCTGTTATCAAAGGTTAATAATTTGGAGCATACACACGCACACGATGCTCTGTCTGATGTCGAAGCTCTGATCGGTGTCGCCAAATTGTTGAAATCCAACCAACCGAAAATGTTTGATTACTTACTCGCGATGCGCGATAAAAAGGCGGTTGCTGAACTGGTTAATTTGGAAAACCCCGAACCTTTTATCTATGCTAGTGGTCGTTATGATGGAAAATATGAAAAAACAACCGTAGCATTTCCGATTGCCCCGGGTAAAAAACCCGGTTCGGTCCTCGTCTATAATTTACGGTTTTCGCCGAATGATTACGTAGATCTCAGTGCTGAAGACATTATAAAACGCCTCAGTGCTAGTTACGAGGAGCGGCGAGCGGACGATTTTGTGCCAATTCCGGTCAAAGAGCTGATGTATAATCGCTGTCCAGCTGTCGCGAAAATCAGCGCTCTCGACCAGAGTTCGCAGCAACGCCTCGACCTTGATGTTGAGACAATTACTAAACATCGTGATCAATTACTAGGGCATCGTGATCTGGTCGATAAGATTGCGGCCGCCTGGCAAAATCGACCAGATTTTCCAAAAAATGCTGATGTCGAGGGTCAACTCTATGATAGTTTTACTCCAGATGTCGATAAACCAAAAATAAACGCAATTCGTAATGCGACAGCCGAGACGCTGGCAGATTTTCATCCAAATTTTGTAGATGATAGACTATCTGAACTGTTGTTTCGATACAAAGCCAGGCAATTCCCGAGCAGTTTATCAGCAGACGAACGCATGGCCTGGGAACAGTTCAAAGCTGAAAAATTCCAACGCGAATTGCCTGATTACATGGCACGATTAGCGAAAATAGCTGCCGATACAACCGATTCGAACAAACAGTTCGTACTCGAAGAACTGCAATTATGGGTCGAATCAATTATGCCTGTTGACCTGTAA
- the obgE gene encoding GTPase ObgE, with product MFVDMAKVFVSAGDGGRGAVSFRHEKYIDKGGPDGGDGGQGGNVVFVADPNLNTLVDFRYKPELKAAGGSDGSKRDKHGRSGDDLIVKVPLGTVVKRDDEILADLVEPGNEVVIARGGSGGFGNAHFKSSTRQAPRIAEIGEKGEKFEATLELKILADVGLVGFPNAGKSTFLSVVSNAKPEIADYAFTTLTPNLGVADVDDQTILIADIPGLIEGASEGKGLGDAFLRHVERTSVILHLIDVLTDDVADAYKKIRRELENYSATLAAKPEIVALTKTDAVDDEIIAMQTETLSEVTDSPVMAISSSAHRNLTEVLRRLVQVVQSEKAARLAELELDEDNDSIPTISLSQSQIDEAWAVEKIDDYFLVTGAKIEKFAARTDFGNIHGVNRLRDIMRKMGIMHELQRQGAASSSRVKIDGKELTLLEQ from the coding sequence ATGTTCGTAGATATGGCCAAAGTATTTGTCTCAGCCGGTGACGGTGGTCGGGGTGCTGTTAGCTTTCGCCACGAAAAGTACATCGACAAGGGCGGCCCTGATGGCGGTGATGGCGGGCAGGGCGGCAATGTCGTATTTGTGGCTGACCCTAACTTAAATACGCTAGTCGATTTCCGCTATAAACCTGAGCTCAAGGCTGCTGGTGGCAGCGATGGTTCTAAACGTGATAAACACGGTCGCAGCGGCGATGATCTGATTGTCAAAGTTCCACTCGGCACTGTGGTGAAACGTGACGATGAGATCTTGGCTGACCTAGTCGAGCCTGGCAACGAAGTGGTGATTGCCCGTGGTGGTAGTGGCGGATTCGGCAATGCACATTTCAAATCATCAACCCGACAGGCGCCGCGCATAGCTGAAATTGGTGAAAAAGGCGAAAAGTTCGAGGCAACATTAGAACTAAAGATTCTCGCCGATGTTGGGCTCGTTGGTTTTCCAAATGCTGGCAAATCGACATTCCTCAGCGTGGTGAGCAATGCGAAGCCGGAAATCGCTGATTACGCCTTTACGACGTTGACGCCAAATCTCGGAGTGGCTGATGTCGATGATCAGACAATTCTCATTGCTGACATTCCTGGACTGATCGAAGGCGCGAGCGAAGGTAAGGGCCTGGGAGATGCCTTTTTACGTCACGTCGAACGCACCTCGGTGATTTTACACTTAATTGACGTATTAACTGACGACGTAGCGGACGCCTACAAAAAGATCCGACGAGAACTCGAAAACTATAGCGCTACTCTGGCGGCGAAACCGGAAATCGTGGCGCTCACTAAAACTGATGCGGTCGATGATGAAATTATTGCTATGCAAACCGAGACACTATCCGAGGTAACCGATAGTCCAGTCATGGCAATTAGCTCTAGTGCTCACCGCAATCTCACAGAGGTTTTACGACGATTGGTACAAGTCGTTCAGTCTGAAAAAGCGGCGCGACTGGCCGAGCTGGAGCTAGACGAGGATAATGATTCTATCCCGACGATTAGCCTCAGCCAATCGCAGATCGACGAAGCCTGGGCAGTTGAAAAGATAGATGACTATTTCCTGGTCACCGGTGCAAAGATTGAAAAGTTTGCCGCCCGGACTGATTTTGGCAACATTCACGGCGTTAATCGTTTGCGTGATATTATGCGCAAAATGGGTATAATGCACGAATTGCAGCGTCAAGGCGCTGCATCTAGTAGCCGAGTCAAGATTGATGGCAAAGAACTGACCCTGTTGGAGCAATAG
- the mltG gene encoding endolytic transglycosylase MltG, with the protein MGPIKKPAPNKLVIEKPVVKKPAPKKPVRKIKRRPSFDIARNFIEMNFAVLLGPELTPKEAKKAQKKERKQERRATREKHRLRRAIVSGMALIGLCVIAAGAWWITSLSPVDSKDTSVRTFVVDKGASTEEVANALQKAKFIRNALAYRIYVRLNNVTIQAGSHSLSSSYSMSEIAEKLKTADISEIDIQVPPGLTLKGLRSTWKKYGYTDADIDKAYAATYTGNILATRPEGASLEGYIYPETYRVYSNATLETIIQKAIDQFELVAAQNDLQASFAAHNLTFYQGVTLASIVTKEVTGSEDQKFVAGVFYNRLASGISLGSDVTFHYAYKQGLCNVNGPLCDSTYNTRLYSGLPPGPIANPTLSALQAAANPAETDYYYFVAGDGAYAGKTFFAKTLEEHNANTRNYCTESCN; encoded by the coding sequence ATGGGACCTATTAAAAAGCCAGCTCCAAACAAGCTAGTCATAGAGAAACCGGTCGTAAAAAAACCAGCCCCGAAAAAACCGGTGCGGAAAATCAAGCGTCGCCCTTCGTTTGATATAGCCAGGAACTTTATCGAAATGAACTTTGCCGTGTTGTTAGGCCCAGAGCTGACGCCAAAAGAGGCGAAAAAAGCCCAGAAAAAAGAGCGTAAACAGGAACGTCGCGCCACTCGCGAGAAACATCGCTTGCGCCGGGCTATTGTTTCAGGTATGGCTTTGATCGGACTCTGCGTGATCGCGGCAGGTGCTTGGTGGATTACCTCGTTGTCGCCAGTCGATAGCAAAGACACCAGTGTGCGCACCTTTGTCGTTGATAAAGGCGCTTCGACCGAAGAGGTAGCGAACGCACTCCAAAAAGCCAAGTTCATCAGAAATGCGCTGGCCTATCGAATCTACGTCCGTCTCAACAATGTCACGATCCAGGCTGGCTCACATAGCCTGAGCTCTAGTTATTCGATGTCTGAAATCGCTGAGAAATTAAAAACAGCCGACATTAGCGAGATCGATATTCAGGTGCCACCTGGATTAACGCTCAAGGGGCTTCGATCAACCTGGAAAAAGTACGGCTATACGGACGCCGATATCGATAAGGCCTATGCCGCCACCTACACCGGCAATATTCTGGCTACGCGACCAGAGGGTGCGAGCCTAGAGGGCTACATTTATCCCGAAACGTACCGAGTTTATTCCAATGCGACGCTAGAAACCATCATTCAAAAGGCCATTGATCAGTTCGAGCTAGTAGCAGCTCAAAATGATTTGCAGGCTAGCTTTGCTGCACATAACCTAACTTTTTACCAGGGAGTTACGTTAGCATCTATTGTCACCAAAGAGGTTACTGGTTCGGAGGATCAAAAATTCGTGGCCGGAGTGTTCTATAATCGGCTCGCGAGTGGCATTAGTCTAGGCTCGGATGTGACATTCCATTATGCCTACAAGCAGGGGCTCTGTAACGTCAATGGCCCGCTTTGCGACTCCACATATAATACACGGCTCTACTCGGGTTTGCCACCTGGACCGATCGCTAATCCAACTCTATCGGCCTTGCAGGCGGCGGCAAACCCGGCTGAAACCGATTACTATTATTTCGTGGCTGGCGACGGTGCATATGCTGGAAAAACTTTCTTTGCGAAGACGCTCGAAGAGCACAATGCTAATACTCGCAATTATTGCACAGAGAGCTGTAATTAA
- a CDS encoding LysM peptidoglycan-binding domain-containing protein, producing the protein MVLLFLAYSGYKSPSVKADKSQTSSLTSSTAVSAASNVTTATVDAVQAANLAASVASSADLSVSDSVSEQSISVSTSAELEQHETVAINKPQITDPTAKVDAITSYLAVEGDTVPSIAAKFGVSSQTIRWANNLTNDTVVAGATVVIPATDGAIYTASTDIALSDLASKYGSSVDSIMAANGLDGSSITAGTRILIPGGVLPENERPGYKSTVSRSSGVARPSTTYVPYSAGNRYAYGYCTWYAYNRRVQIGRPIPSNLGNANTWDDRAAAAGYLVNRTPAAGAVFQTDSGYAGHVGVVERVNPDGSILVSEMNYHGGPGTGWGKISTRTITNPGNYKYIH; encoded by the coding sequence TTGGTATTATTATTTTTAGCATATTCTGGTTATAAATCGCCTAGTGTCAAGGCTGACAAGAGTCAAACGAGTAGTTTGACTAGTTCAACTGCCGTCTCTGCGGCTAGCAATGTGACAACGGCAACTGTTGACGCTGTGCAGGCCGCCAATTTGGCCGCGAGTGTGGCTTCATCGGCTGATTTATCAGTGTCAGACAGTGTTTCGGAGCAATCAATCTCTGTGAGTACTAGTGCGGAATTGGAACAGCATGAAACGGTCGCCATCAACAAGCCTCAGATTACCGATCCGACCGCCAAAGTCGATGCTATTACATCGTATTTAGCGGTCGAAGGCGATACCGTTCCTAGTATTGCCGCCAAGTTTGGTGTTTCTAGCCAGACTATTCGTTGGGCGAATAATTTAACTAATGATACAGTTGTGGCTGGTGCAACGGTAGTGATTCCAGCGACAGATGGTGCTATCTATACTGCCAGTACAGACATAGCGCTCAGTGATCTAGCTAGCAAATATGGATCTAGTGTCGATAGTATTATGGCCGCTAATGGGCTCGACGGGTCAAGTATAACAGCCGGAACTAGAATTTTGATTCCAGGCGGCGTTTTGCCCGAAAATGAGCGACCCGGCTATAAGTCAACAGTTTCTAGATCTAGTGGCGTAGCACGACCTAGTACAACGTACGTACCGTATTCGGCCGGCAACCGCTATGCCTATGGCTACTGCACCTGGTATGCTTATAATCGTCGCGTCCAAATCGGACGACCGATCCCTAGTAACCTCGGCAATGCTAATACCTGGGATGATCGAGCCGCTGCGGCTGGTTATCTAGTTAACCGTACACCGGCTGCTGGAGCGGTATTCCAAACTGATTCTGGCTATGCTGGACACGTTGGTGTCGTCGAGCGCGTGAATCCAGACGGCAGCATTTTGGTATCAGAAATGAACTATCACGGTGGGCCAGGTACCGGTTGGGGCAAGATCAGCACTCGTACGATTACCAATCCAGGCAACTACAAATATATTCACTAA
- a CDS encoding rod shape-determining protein: MKLFQKPSDDNQYIVSLDIGTEYSKALIAKLNGDDLEIIGVGRARQEVGNMFGGAIADITGVVKNCEAALVQAEEQAGVQARKVIIGIAGEFVKGLTSTIHYKRPQPERELDTAEMELIINKVQERAAVKAQKQIAFETGNPEVEVKLVNSAIVSIHIDGYKVSNPIGFQGKDVSIQIYTAFAPMVHIGALERTASELDLELVAVAAEPFAVARAVLGNDANSTFTAILCDIGGGSTDIAVINDGGVEGTRMFGVAGRSFTKTIANDLGVGYEAAEKLKLNIDDPKIKPTVREVIDEAVDKTLEVWLSGVQLALGEFDAIDHLPNKILLCGGGSSLESLPKLLQQSSWYKELPFTRKPIVQHIKPTDVVGVIDTTGDVTDHTMITAMGLLRVGYDTINVDSSSDAKEGLRDKFNKVLRI, translated from the coding sequence ATGAAATTGTTTCAAAAACCAAGTGATGACAACCAATACATAGTATCGTTAGATATTGGTACAGAATATTCCAAAGCCCTCATTGCCAAGCTGAACGGCGATGACCTAGAGATTATCGGTGTTGGCCGCGCTAGACAAGAGGTCGGCAATATGTTTGGCGGCGCTATCGCTGATATTACCGGAGTAGTCAAAAACTGTGAGGCCGCGCTAGTCCAAGCTGAGGAGCAGGCTGGTGTCCAGGCGCGAAAAGTTATCATCGGTATCGCCGGTGAATTTGTCAAAGGTCTGACCTCGACGATCCACTACAAACGGCCTCAGCCAGAGCGCGAGCTCGACACAGCCGAGATGGAACTCATTATTAATAAAGTCCAGGAGCGCGCTGCTGTCAAGGCCCAGAAACAGATTGCTTTTGAGACTGGCAATCCAGAGGTTGAGGTGAAATTGGTCAACAGCGCTATCGTCAGCATTCATATCGATGGCTACAAGGTTTCAAACCCAATTGGTTTTCAAGGTAAAGACGTCTCAATCCAAATCTATACTGCTTTTGCACCAATGGTTCATATTGGCGCTCTGGAACGTACAGCGAGCGAGCTCGATCTAGAGTTAGTGGCGGTTGCCGCCGAGCCGTTTGCAGTGGCTCGGGCCGTACTTGGTAATGATGCTAATTCGACATTTACGGCCATCCTCTGCGACATCGGCGGTGGCTCGACAGATATTGCCGTTATCAACGACGGTGGTGTCGAAGGCACTAGGATGTTTGGCGTGGCTGGTCGATCGTTCACAAAAACCATCGCCAATGACCTCGGCGTTGGTTATGAGGCAGCAGAGAAATTAAAACTGAATATTGATGATCCAAAGATTAAACCAACGGTGCGCGAGGTTATCGACGAGGCCGTCGACAAGACACTCGAGGTTTGGTTGAGCGGCGTCCAGCTAGCGCTCGGGGAATTTGATGCTATCGATCATCTGCCAAATAAAATACTGCTCTGTGGTGGTGGCTCTTCGCTCGAGAGTCTGCCGAAACTATTGCAACAATCTAGCTGGTACAAAGAATTGCCTTTCACGAGGAAACCAATCGTTCAACATATTAAGCCAACTGATGTCGTCGGCGTGATCGATACCACTGGTGATGTGACCGATCACACCATGATTACCGCCATGGGTCTCTTGCGCGTTGGATATGATACAATAAATGTCGATAGCAGTAGCGATGCCAAGGAAGGATTAAGAGATAAATTTAACAAGGTCCTACGAATATGA
- a CDS encoding alanine--tRNA ligase has protein sequence MNAQDIRNSYIKFFADKQHAVISRAPLVLQGDPTTLFTGSGMQPIIPYLLGEPHPKGKRIVDSQTCLRAQDIEDVGDNRHTTFFEMLGNWSFGDYFKAEQIAWMFEFLSDVVGLDMSRVYVTCYIGDERYGIPRDTEAAEVWAKLYESKELSAGQADIGSEEAGYARGMKDGERIFYYDGSKNWWSRNGSPETTPIGDPCGPDSEMFYDFGTIHNPEFGEHCHPNCDCGRFMEIGNNVFMAYKKVAEGKFEELEQKNVDHGSGLERIAAAAIDSPDVFKISLIWPIIEKLETLSGKKYESHTESMRVIADHLRAATFLAVDGCVPSNKEQGYVMRRLLRRAIRYSFDLGIEQNFLEGVVPVIADLYINDFPEVKEQRETIIAVLVKEEKAFRQTLRKGIQMLPRLAETVDGTRGRVTPTSAPGVMLGVQNRDKQITGQALFTLYDTYGFPVELSIEEAFKQEIRVPDDWREQFDAKMVEQRTRSQTAAKGTFKGGLEGHDDIHLKYHTATHLLQSALRELYGPELRQHGSNITADRLRFDFNHDGKMSAEDIARAEELVNGWIAEDLPVSYKMYPTRVALDMGAIGPFGERYGDEVKVYQMGEGDHIASLEICGGPHVNHTGQLAEGGKRFKITKEESSSAGIRRIKAALVSV, from the coding sequence ATGAATGCTCAAGATATTCGTAATTCCTACATCAAATTTTTCGCTGACAAACAGCACGCTGTCATTTCGCGCGCGCCATTGGTGTTACAGGGTGATCCGACGACATTATTTACCGGTAGCGGTATGCAGCCGATTATTCCGTATTTGCTCGGCGAACCGCACCCGAAAGGCAAGCGAATTGTTGATTCGCAGACTTGTTTGCGTGCGCAAGATATCGAGGATGTCGGCGATAATCGCCATACGACGTTTTTTGAGATGCTGGGCAACTGGAGCTTCGGTGATTATTTCAAGGCCGAGCAGATTGCCTGGATGTTTGAGTTTTTATCCGACGTTGTCGGACTCGATATGAGTCGTGTCTATGTGACGTGCTATATCGGTGACGAACGTTACGGTATACCCAGAGACACCGAAGCCGCTGAGGTTTGGGCGAAACTATACGAAAGCAAAGAGTTATCGGCTGGTCAGGCGGATATCGGCTCAGAAGAAGCCGGCTATGCACGTGGCATGAAGGACGGTGAGCGGATCTTTTATTACGACGGTAGCAAAAACTGGTGGAGTCGCAACGGTTCGCCGGAAACCACACCTATCGGTGATCCGTGCGGGCCAGACAGCGAAATGTTTTACGATTTCGGTACTATACACAACCCAGAATTTGGCGAACATTGCCATCCGAACTGCGACTGCGGCCGTTTCATGGAAATCGGCAACAACGTTTTTATGGCCTATAAAAAAGTTGCGGAGGGTAAGTTCGAGGAGCTGGAACAAAAGAACGTTGATCACGGCTCCGGTCTCGAACGTATTGCGGCGGCGGCTATCGACAGTCCTGACGTGTTCAAAATTAGCTTGATCTGGCCAATTATCGAGAAGCTCGAAACCCTCAGCGGTAAGAAATACGAATCTCATACCGAAAGCATGCGTGTTATTGCCGACCACCTGCGTGCCGCAACTTTTTTGGCGGTTGACGGCTGCGTACCGAGTAACAAAGAGCAAGGCTACGTCATGCGCCGTTTGCTACGCCGTGCCATTCGCTATAGCTTCGACCTCGGTATCGAACAGAATTTTCTCGAGGGAGTCGTGCCAGTCATCGCCGATCTCTACATTAATGATTTCCCAGAAGTCAAGGAACAGCGCGAGACCATTATTGCTGTGCTAGTGAAGGAAGAAAAGGCTTTTCGTCAGACACTGCGCAAGGGTATCCAGATGTTACCACGACTAGCCGAAACGGTCGATGGTACTCGCGGACGAGTTACGCCGACCTCGGCGCCTGGTGTAATGTTGGGCGTACAGAACAGAGACAAGCAAATCACTGGTCAAGCTCTATTTACTCTGTACGATACGTACGGTTTTCCGGTTGAATTATCTATAGAAGAAGCGTTCAAACAAGAGATTCGTGTGCCAGATGACTGGCGCGAGCAATTTGATGCCAAAATGGTCGAGCAACGCACGCGCAGCCAAACCGCTGCCAAAGGCACGTTCAAAGGCGGCCTCGAGGGACACGATGATATCCACCTGAAATATCATACCGCGACTCATCTATTACAGTCGGCATTACGCGAACTATATGGCCCAGAGCTGCGTCAGCATGGTAGCAATATCACTGCCGATCGTCTGCGTTTTGACTTTAACCACGACGGTAAAATGTCGGCCGAGGATATCGCTAGGGCCGAGGAATTAGTGAACGGCTGGATTGCCGAGGATCTACCGGTTAGTTACAAAATGTACCCGACGCGTGTTGCGCTCGACATGGGTGCCATCGGCCCCTTCGGCGAGCGTTACGGTGACGAAGTCAAAGTCTACCAAATGGGCGAGGGTGATCATATCGCCAGCCTCGAAATCTGTGGCGGCCCGCATGTTAATCACACTGGCCAATTAGCTGAAGGTGGCAAACGCTTCAAAATCACCAAAGAAGAATCTAGTAGCGCTGGCATCCGTCGCATCAAAGCTGCTCTCGTCTCAGTTTAG
- the ruvX gene encoding Holliday junction resolvase RuvX codes for MNRAQGVVIGLDIGTRRIGVARGDLAVGIATPLAAIGNDDETFEQLKKIISQENTQTIVVGLPRNSRGEETAQSEISRQFADQLKRTVAAEVVLQDESVTSVEAERRLRGRKDFRESMLRDGTLDSEAATLILTDYLEEASHGTY; via the coding sequence ATGAATAGGGCGCAAGGGGTGGTGATCGGTTTAGATATCGGCACACGTCGTATTGGGGTGGCCCGTGGTGATCTGGCGGTTGGTATCGCGACGCCACTAGCTGCTATCGGCAACGATGACGAGACGTTTGAGCAGCTAAAAAAGATAATTAGTCAGGAAAATACCCAAACTATTGTGGTCGGCCTGCCGCGCAATTCTCGCGGTGAGGAAACTGCCCAGTCTGAAATCTCGCGTCAATTTGCCGATCAGTTGAAACGCACTGTTGCGGCTGAGGTCGTATTGCAGGACGAGAGTGTGACCTCAGTTGAGGCGGAACGGCGCTTGCGTGGACGTAAAGATTTCCGCGAAAGCATGCTACGCGATGGGACGCTCGATAGCGAGGCGGCTACACTGATATTAACGGATTATTTGGAAGAGGCGAGCCATGGGACCTATTAA